In Chloroflexota bacterium, a single window of DNA contains:
- a CDS encoding DHH family phosphoesterase has protein sequence MEIIATHENTDFDALASLLAASKLYPRATPVLPRRLNRNVQDFVTLYWEQLPFWHAEDLPRRPITRLILVDTQTAPTLKGMGKNTKMEIIDHHPRSADLPEDVVFSLADTGATTTLLVEQVSQALVPLSPIEATLLLLGIYEDTGSLSYLTTTARDARAAAWLLDRRANLEVVNRYLRYPLTERQRNLYDQLLQNSE, from the coding sequence ATGGAGATCATCGCCACGCACGAGAACACGGATTTTGACGCGCTGGCGTCGCTCCTGGCGGCGTCCAAACTGTATCCGCGCGCCACGCCCGTGCTCCCGCGTCGGCTCAACCGCAACGTGCAGGACTTCGTTACGCTCTACTGGGAGCAGTTGCCGTTCTGGCACGCCGAGGACCTGCCTCGTCGGCCCATCACGCGCCTCATCCTCGTGGATACGCAAACGGCTCCCACATTGAAGGGCATGGGCAAGAATACCAAGATGGAGATCATTGATCACCACCCCCGGAGCGCCGACCTGCCCGAGGATGTGGTATTCTCGTTGGCCGACACCGGCGCGACGACGACGCTGCTGGTGGAGCAGGTGTCGCAGGCGCTGGTGCCCCTCTCGCCCATTGAGGCCACGCTCCTCCTGCTCGGCATCTATGAGGACACCGGCTCGCTGAGCTACCTGACGACGACGGCCCGCGACGCCCGCGCGGCCGCCTGGCTGCTGGACCGCCGCGCAAACCTGGAGGTGGTCAACCGCTACCTCCGCTACCCCCTTACCGAACGGCAGCGCAATCTGTACGATCAATTGCTGCAGAACAGCGAG